The genomic interval CCGCCGCGACCGCCGCCGCTCGCGCGGCGGCCTCCACCTCGGCCACGTGGCCCCGCCACCAGGCCGCGTCGCCCGGGGGCAGGTTCATCGCATCGGCGCGCATGCCCGCGGCGCCGTCGAGCGTCTCGCGCAGGATATCCGCGTGGCCGGCGTGCCGATGGGTCTCTGCGATCATGTGCACGAGGAGGCGCCGCACCGTCACGACCTCCCCGCCCCACCACGGCACCGCCCCGGTCGCGTCGGGCCCGAGCTCCCGCACCACGGCGTCGTCGCTCCGCCAGACCCGGCGGTAGAGCTCCACGACGTCCTCGCGCCGTTCCTCCGCCGTCGCCCACATGTCGGCGTTGTCGGCGGCGACCTCCGCCATCCAGGGCAGCGCGATGCCGCCGTCGCGGCCGAGGCACTCGGTGAGATACCCGTACTCGGTGCCGGAGACGTGCTTGACGATCCCGAGGAGGTTCGTGCCCGTCGGCGTCAGCGGCCGGCGCGCGTCGTACTCGCCGATCCCCTCCAGCTTCCAGAGCAGCGCCTCGCGGGCGCGCTGCAGGTAGCCGAGGTGCAGCTCGATCTCCGGGTCCGCTTCGTGGGCCATGCCGTCAGGCTAGCAAGCGCTCCGGACATTCCCGCCGAGTCGGCGCGGCCTCGCTACGCTGGCCCCATGACGAGGAGGATCGCACGCGTACTGCGCAGCATCGTCGCGCTCGCGCTGCTCGCGCCGCTGCTCGCGGGATGCGGCGGCGACGGAGCGCGCGGCGACTTCGCGCGGACCTTCGGGGGCGACCCCGAGATCGCAGGGTTCGAGCTCTCGACGGCCGACAACATGCCGTTCACGGGCGGGGTGAGCGCCGATGTCGACGCGCGCGCGGGAGCCTCCGAGACCGAGCTGCACGGTCTCGTCGAGCGGCTCAGCGGCTTCGTGCGCGAGCACGAGGACGTCGGCGCGGTGATCACGGTCCGCGCCGACGCGATCACGGTGCCCGTCTTCGCGGAGACCGAGTCGAGCTCCGCGGCCCTCGCCGCGGCACTCGCACTCGCGGCGGACGACCGGGTCGCGACGGTCGGTCTCGCGGCCGCGGACGGCGAGGATCGGATCACCAGCGCGGGGCTGCGGCTCGCCGAGGCGGCCGGCGTCGACGCGGCCTTCGCACTCGCCCTCGATGCTCCGGAGCTCCTCGCCGAGGCCGCCGAGGACGCGGTGCCGTGGCTGAGCGTGCGGGACGCGGAGACGGCCGTCAGGATCCAGGGGCGCCCGGGCCCCTGGCTGGAGACCGCCCGCAGCACCTGGACGACGGTGGCCGGCGCGCTCGAGACGACAGCGATCTCCGCGGAACCCGAGCGGATCGATCTCACGCTCGCCGATGAATCCGATGTCGCGGCGGCGACCGCGCTCGTGGACGCGATGCCGTCGCAGACCGCGATCCCCGTCGTGTTCTCGAGCCCGCTCGTCGCGCTCGGCCTGAACGCGACGGGAACCTCGCTGCGGACGCTCTTCGCGGGGTTGGATCCGGCCGACCGGGCTCTCGTGCGGACGAGCTGGACCGACGACGCCGAGGCCTCGATGCGACTCGCCTCGATCGACGACGCGGGTACGCTCGCCCGCGCGCTCGCGACGGTTCCGGCCGCCTCCGCGTTCGAGCTGCTCACCCTCACCGTCGGCGCGGCCGATGATCCCACGCTCCGCGTGACCTCCGCCCCGGCGGAGCTCGCCGCCGCCGTCACCGCCGCCCGCGCCGTCCTCGCTGACCCCGAGACGGCCTCGCTCGTCGTCTCGCCCGTCGGCGTCACGTTGACGACCGCGCATGACGCGAGCGACGCCGAGCTCGAGGGCCGCCTCGACGCGCTCGAGGCGCTGGCCGCGCCCGGCGCCAGGGCCTGCGCGGAACGGCCCGACGGCCGCAGCGTCTGCGCCTCGCCGACGCGCTGAGCGGGGGCGGAGCCGCCGGCCCTGTCAGCGGCGTGTGCCAGGATCGTTGCGTGCCCGTCGACTTCACCGCGATCGATTTCGAGACCGCCAACAGCCACCCCTCCTCCGCCTGCTCGGTGGGTCTCGCCCGCGTGCGCGACGGGGCCGTGGTCGATCGCGCGGAGTGGCTCATCCGCCCGCCCGCCGGGCACGCGCAGTTCCTGCCCTTCAACATCAAGATCCACGGGATCACCCCCGGCATGGTGGCGAGCGCGCCCGAGTGGGGCGAGCAGCTCGCGCGCCTGCGCGAGTTCATCGGCGACGACGTGGCGGTCGCCCACAACGCGAGCTTCGACATGGGCGTGATCCGGGCGGCCTGCGCCGAGACGGTCACCCCGACCCCGCGCCTGCGCTACCTCTGCAGCGTGCAGGTCTCTCGGAAG from Leucobacter allii carries:
- a CDS encoding 3'-5' exonuclease yields the protein MPVDFTAIDFETANSHPSSACSVGLARVRDGAVVDRAEWLIRPPAGHAQFLPFNIKIHGITPGMVASAPEWGEQLARLREFIGDDVAVAHNASFDMGVIRAACAETVTPTPRLRYLCSVQVSRKTYDIPSHRLPLAAAAAGFGDFAHHEALADAEACAAIIVDAARRHGAADVPALAKTVGLRVQRLTAIPLKL
- a CDS encoding DinB family protein: MAHEADPEIELHLGYLQRAREALLWKLEGIGEYDARRPLTPTGTNLLGIVKHVSGTEYGYLTECLGRDGGIALPWMAEVAADNADMWATAEERREDVVELYRRVWRSDDAVVRELGPDATGAVPWWGGEVVTVRRLLVHMIAETHRHAGHADILRETLDGAAGMRADAMNLPPGDAAWWRGHVAEVEAAARAAAVAAGEHVPG